The Pseudofrankia inefficax genome window below encodes:
- a CDS encoding dienelactone hydrolase family protein yields the protein MADDDLADFETTTFTHDGKARTVYRAGTGPAVIVIAEMPGITPKVAAFARKVVGVGCTAVMPHLFGVPGKDPLDGGRLGALRYTMSSLVPACVSREFTIWATNRTSPVVSWLRGLAAAEHARCGGPGVGAVGMCFTGGFALAMATHPSLIAPVLAEPSLPFPLSKAHKKTIDCSSGDLEVVKGRCAAEGLQVLGLRFKGDSLSPGARFQSLRDQLGGAFVAVELDDSSANPAATMKPHSVLTEHLIDEPGQPTRAALDQVLELFRSRLLPA from the coding sequence ATGGCCGACGATGATCTCGCCGATTTCGAGACGACGACCTTCACGCACGACGGCAAGGCCCGGACGGTGTACCGAGCCGGCACCGGCCCGGCCGTGATCGTGATCGCCGAGATGCCCGGGATCACCCCGAAGGTGGCCGCGTTCGCCCGCAAGGTCGTCGGCGTCGGCTGCACGGCGGTGATGCCGCACCTTTTCGGCGTCCCTGGCAAGGACCCGCTCGACGGCGGCCGGCTGGGCGCTCTGCGGTACACGATGTCGTCGTTGGTTCCCGCCTGCGTCAGCCGGGAGTTCACGATCTGGGCGACGAACCGCACGTCACCGGTCGTCTCCTGGCTGCGCGGACTCGCCGCGGCCGAACACGCCCGCTGCGGGGGGCCTGGCGTCGGTGCCGTCGGCATGTGTTTCACCGGCGGGTTCGCGCTCGCGATGGCGACGCATCCCAGTCTGATAGCTCCCGTGCTGGCTGAGCCGTCACTGCCGTTTCCCCTCAGCAAGGCCCACAAGAAGACCATCGACTGTTCCAGTGGCGACCTGGAGGTGGTCAAGGGCCGGTGCGCCGCGGAGGGCCTGCAGGTGCTCGGCCTGCGCTTCAAGGGCGACAGCCTCTCGCCCGGTGCGCGCTTCCAGTCTCTTCGGGACCAGCTTGGCGGTGCCTTCGTCGCCGTCGAGCTCGACGACAGCAGCGCCAACCCCGCGGCCACCATGAAGCCCCATTCCGTCCTCACGGAACACCTCATCGACGAGCCGGGCCAGCCGACCCGGGCCGCGCTGGACCAGGTCCTGGAGCTGTTCCGGTCCCGGCTCCTGCCGGCCTAG
- a CDS encoding transglutaminase-like domain-containing protein, with the protein MTGPQPAEQWARIPAASADAGRVVTCDLTFGVDKPADIAFQLAVARSGRIHAERLDVATNGTPLARPVELSGPHGGRLHLLRAPRGILTVSYRAELVHPETEQPEGRAVPAGDLLTMEQLIFLRPSRYCPSDHVVGLAVAEFGALPPGRPRVEAVVDWIYHRVAYVVGSSAVHDSAEDTLLTGQGVCRDFAHLGITLCRALEVPARFAAVYAPGLDPMDFHAVFEAWIDGGWRTYDATRKVPRSSLVRIATGRDAADAAFADVLRGIATLHSLEVTATVTGNLPVDDPTADVHLY; encoded by the coding sequence ATGACCGGCCCGCAGCCCGCCGAGCAGTGGGCCCGGATTCCCGCCGCCTCCGCCGACGCCGGCCGGGTGGTCACCTGCGATCTCACCTTCGGCGTCGATAAGCCGGCGGACATCGCCTTCCAGCTCGCGGTGGCCCGGTCCGGGCGGATACACGCCGAACGGCTCGATGTGGCGACGAATGGAACTCCCCTCGCCAGACCGGTCGAACTGTCCGGACCGCACGGTGGGCGTCTACACCTGTTGCGCGCGCCCCGCGGAATTCTCACGGTGTCCTACCGGGCGGAGCTCGTGCATCCGGAGACCGAGCAGCCCGAGGGCCGCGCCGTCCCCGCGGGCGACCTGCTCACGATGGAGCAGCTGATCTTCCTGCGGCCGAGCCGGTACTGCCCGTCCGATCACGTCGTGGGCCTCGCGGTCGCCGAGTTCGGCGCCCTGCCGCCGGGGCGCCCCCGGGTCGAGGCGGTCGTCGACTGGATCTATCACCGGGTCGCCTACGTCGTGGGTTCCAGCGCGGTGCACGACTCCGCCGAGGACACGCTGCTCACCGGGCAGGGCGTGTGCCGTGACTTCGCCCATCTGGGCATCACGCTGTGCCGAGCGCTGGAGGTGCCAGCCCGGTTCGCCGCCGTCTACGCGCCGGGGCTGGACCCGATGGACTTCCATGCCGTCTTCGAGGCCTGGATCGACGGCGGATGGCGGACCTACGACGCGACCCGCAAGGTCCCCCGGTCCAGCCTGGTCCGGATCGCCACCGGCCGCGACGCCGCCGACGCCGCCTTCGCCGACGTGTTGCGCGGCATCGCCACTCTTCATTCTCTCGAGGTCACCGCGACCGTTACCGGTAACCTTCCCGTCGACGACCCTACGGCGGACGTTCACCTCTACTGA